From one Mya arenaria isolate MELC-2E11 chromosome 4, ASM2691426v1 genomic stretch:
- the LOC128231257 gene encoding RNA-binding protein cabeza-like produces MLCGVAGGGGGGGGGGWGGDRELQETPDTVFVSGLSQDIVEEDLIALFGSIGIIKIDKKTNKPKLWIYKDKNTGLPKGEATVTYDDPETAKAAINWFNDKDFQGNIIKVQIAQRKVNTQFSGGRGGGRGAPRGGGGGGGGRGGGGGGDRGAARQGDWMCPNETCGNNNFGWRNACNLCNTSKPGSDGGDDSGDFGGGYGGRGGRGGFGGRGGGGRGGGGGYGGDRDRGGRGGRGGGGGGRGGGGYGGGGGGGRGGGGYGGGRGGDRGGRDDRRSRPY; encoded by the exons ATGTTGTGTGGTGTTGCAGGCGGTGGAGGGGGCGGTGGAGGTGGGGGTTGGGGCGGTGACAGGGAGCTACAGGAGACCCCAGACACGGTCTTTGTATCCGGCCTCTCACAGGACATTGTTGAGGAAGACCTCATAGCACTCTTTGGCAGTATTGGAATCATCAAG ATTGACAAGAAGACCAATAAACCCAAGCTGTGGATCTACAAGGACAAGAACACCGGGCTGCCGAAGGGTGAGGCCACCGTCACCTACGACGACCCTGAGACTGCAAAGGCTGCAATCAACTGGTTCAATG ATAAAGATTTCCAAGGGAACATAATCAAGGTACAGATTGCCCAGCGAAAGGTGAACACCCAGTTTAGTGGAGGTAGGGGCGGGGGTCGTGGAGCACCCAGGGGTGGCGGCGGTGGTGGCGGTGGACGTGGAG gtggtggtggtggtgatagagGTGCAGCCAGACAGGGAGATTGGATGTGCCCCAACGAGACATGCGGAAACAACAACTTTGGCTGGAGGAACGCCTGCAACCTCTGTAACACATCCAAACCTGGTAGTGACGGCGGAGATGATAGTGGAGATTTTG GTGGAGGTTACGGCGGTCGAGGAGGTAGAGGTGGGTTTGGAGGTCGAGGTGGCGGCGGACGTGGTGGAGGCGGTGGATACGGTGGAGACAGAGATAGGG GTGGCCGGGGTGGTcgtggaggtggaggtggtggccGCGGTGGAGGCGGttacggtggtggtggtggtggtggccgTGGTGGTGGCGGATACGGTGGTGGCCGCGGTGGCGACAG GGGAGGTCGTGATGATAGACGATCAAGGCCATACTAG